The following DNA comes from Acidobacteriota bacterium.
CGAAGTCGGCGGCGTAGGTATCGAGAACGACCGGCGTGATCATCGTCCCGTTCGAGGTGGCCTCCACACCCATCAGGGCCGTCAACACCGGGCGGCCGACGATCTCCTCGATGCTGCGTCCCTGGTCGTCGGTCTTCAGACCCAGGGCGAAGAGCCAGACATCGCGAGCCGCCAGGGCGCAGACGGGACCCCGGTAGTCGTAGACCCCGTCGCTGGCCACCCCCTGGTCCTCGCCTCCGGGGTAGACGAACTGGACGACGACGAAGCCGGCTCCGTCGGCCAGTTCCGACCAGTCAGAGATCGAGCCCGGCCTGGCGCCGCCGTGCATCGCCACCACCACCGGAGGTCCATCGAGATAGCGGTCTTCGGCGGCCGTGGCAGGCCACTGCAGGTAGACGCCCAGAGTGCCGCCCCCGGCCGCCTCGGACTCGAGACGAACAGTGGCCTCCTCGGCCGCCCACCCGAGGGGGACCGCTGCCGCGAGGAGCAGGAAGAACTGGGCGGCGGCCAACGCCGGGTGCCGAATCGTCATGGTGATCTCCTCACGCGCCCCTTCCCGGCGGAGAACCCGTCACCTATACGACGATGGGTAGGCCGGGGGGTTGACCTTCCGGGGCGGCAGGAACTCGATCTGGCTCGGGGCGGTCAGCAGGATCTGGGGACGGCCCCTGTAAGCTGTGATCCGCCCACTGACCACCACCTCCCGGCCGCGGTAGTAAGCGTCGGGCTCGTCAGGAAACAGCAGCCAGACGGGCTTGAAGAGAACCAGGCTCAGGTGGCGCTTGTAGTCCCGATGGAAATTGAGAAAGCAGACCTTGGCCAGGCAACGGCCACCGACGAGGGTACCCCGCACGCGCACGGCCTCCCCGATGTGATCGGCGGCCTCGAGCCAGCTGATCTCGGCCATCGACGCCGGGTTCCACAGCCCCCGCCTGGCGGCGCGGGCCCGCGCCTCGTCGGCCACGTAGACTTCGAGATCCCGGAAAGGGAAACGGGGATAAGCGGTCACCAAGCCCGCCGCGAGCAGCTCCCGCGCCGCGTTGCGGCCGTCGGGCAGGATGACGTGACGCAGCAGCCGCCCGTAGCGGTCGGTATCGTCGCCCACGGAGTCGCGCAGCAAGGCCACCTCCGCTCCACCGACCAGGCGCTCGAGAAAAGCCGTCGCCCGATCATGACCGCGCTGGCCGGGCCGCCCCCCGTGGGGCGCCTCCGGCGCGTCGATGCCGATCAGCCGCACCCGCTGCTCGCCGGCGTCGGTCTCCACCGCCAGGGTGTCGCCGTCGATCACCGCGAGCACTCGGGCCGCAGTACCCGGCTGTTCGGACTCGAGGCCCGGACCACAAGTCGTCAGCCAGATCCCGACAATGACCAGGACAAGAGGAGCCAGGCCGCCTCGCACTCTCATGGATGGGATTCTACGCCCCGCGCCCCACTCCGGGAGCCGGAATATGGGCACCGCCGCCCGGCGCGCCCCCCGGGGAGCTACGGCAGCAGTTCATCACAGTCGTTGAGAGCAAAGTAATAGTAGTAGTGGTTCTGACCGTCTTCCGCGGCGCCGGCGTCCGTCCACTGCACGCCGGGGCGCGAAGCATCTTCGTCTACCACGCCTTCCCGGTAGGGCGCCGGCGCGTTCTTCATGAAGTCGGGGGTATCGCCCCGGTAGACGGTCCAGCGCGTCGCCCCGCCCGTATCCCAGGTGGCCAGCAGGTCCGCACCGACTCGCTCGTGCAGAACGCTGGGGCCCACCCCCGTGGCGCCGGAATTGTCCGAGCAGGCCGGTGGCGAATCGCCCACCACCACCAGGGCGAAATCCTGATCGTGGAGGGCCACGTCCCCCAGGGTTTCGGCCCGCACCGTGATGGTCACCGGACCCGGAAAGGGCGAGGCGAGAAAGACGGCTTCCTTGTTGTTGAGTCGATCGGCCTGCTCCGAGGGCGTCACGGTCCAGCCTCCTTCGAAGCCCTGGTTACCGCGATAGGTAGTGCCGTCGGCCAGGGTGACGATCAGGTCCAGGTCGTTGACCAGGGCCTTGCTCGCCGAAGAGGAACCCGGCGCGTCGGTCCAGGTCAGCATCACCTTCAGCGCTGCGGCGGAGCGCAGGCCGATCTCGAAGACCTGTTCTTCCCCGTCCGTGGAAAGGCCCGTGGCGGTGTTTCGATCGTCGAGCACCCGCAGCCTTTCGGCGGGCGCATCCGCGGAGAACCACAGGGCGTCGTCCAGGGTCACCCGGCCGAATCCCTGGTCGCTGTTGGGACGGTCGCCACGGGTTCCCGTGCCGGTCATGTTGCGGGTGGAGGCCAGCATCGTCGCCTTGATCAAGGCGGCGCTGGGCGCAAATCCGTCGGCAGCGTTGGCTGCGCCGGAAGGGTAGTAGCCCCGCCGGTAGTATTCCCGCACCAGCGCCGCACTGCCCGCCGCCGCCGGCGTGGCCATGGAGGTCCCCGAGGCGGTGAACCAGCCACAGGAAGGGTTCGCCTGGTTGCGGGCGGAGGAAACGCCCTGGGCCGGCGCCAGCAGGTCGGGCAGCATGCGCCCATCTCCCGCGGGTCCCCGGCTCGAGGCGCTGTACATGTTTTCGTGGTTCGCACCGTTGACGGTGCCGCCGACGGTGATCGAGTTCTTCGCGTTGGAGTAATTGCCCAGGCTCCCCGGAGAGGAGCCGCCGTTGCCCGCGGCATAGAGGATCAGGAAATCCTGGTTCTCCCACATGAAGCGGTCGATCTCCCGGGCGCCGCTGGCGTAGAAGTTGCCTCCTCCGCCCCAGGAGTTGGTGTGAATCCGCGCCCCCTGGCCGTAGGCGTCACTCCAGGCGCTGGCCAGGTCGGAAGGTGGCGAGACCGAGCCCAGGGTGCAGGCCGCAAAACCCCCGGCCTGGATGTCCTGCAGGATGATCTTGGCCTCCGGGGCCAGCCCGTCGTGGTCGCCGGCATTGGAGCACGCCGCGGTGCCGCTGACATGGGTGCCGTGGTCGTTGCCGCACAACGCTCCCAGCACGCCCCCGCCCCAGGCCCGGTTGTCGACGATCTTGCCGCCGGCGTCGAAGCAGCAGTGCCCCGTGTCGATCCCCGAGTCCATCACCGCGATGATCTCGTCGAGTCCGCGAATGCCCTGCTGATGGACCCTTTCGTTACCGACCTCGCTGGTCTGGCAGATGCCCCGGCTCGAGTCGTTGTAGAGCCGGGCCTCGACCCGCGGCTCGACGAAAAGTACACCGTCCAGCCGGGCCAGAGCCAGGGCCTGCTCGAGGCTCGCGACCCGGACCCGCAGCCCACTCGGCCACTGCTCGAGCACCTCGGCTCCGGTGCCCCTCACCGCCCGGCGCAGGGCCCGGTCGCCCATGAAAGAGGCCGTCGTCAGACGCAACTCGGTGCCCGCGCTCAAGGTCGTCGCGTCCCTCAACGGGGGGGCCAGGCGCCAACCCGGGTGAAAGGCCTCGATCCCGCGCACCTCCGGCCGCGCGGCCAGGGAGCCCACCTTGGCGGCCGGCAGGTGCACCAGCAGGCCATGGTCGGCGATGGCCTGCAGCGCCCGGCCTCCGAGCCCCCGCACCAGCGC
Coding sequences within:
- a CDS encoding S8 family serine peptidase, producing MLRRASRRGGLSPFPATVVCLLSSLFLVSSVSLAALPGVHLPGVAGIRPELLAGSLADGGLLVVAFDPQVDDRRRRALVRGLGGRALQAIADHGLLVHLPAAKVGSLAARPEVRGIEAFHPGWRLAPPLRDATTLSAGTELRLTTASFMGDRALRRAVRGTGAEVLEQWPSGLRVRVASLEQALALARLDGVLFVEPRVEARLYNDSSRGICQTSEVGNERVHQQGIRGLDEIIAVMDSGIDTGHCCFDAGGKIVDNRAWGGGVLGALCGNDHGTHVSGTAACSNAGDHDGLAPEAKIILQDIQAGGFAACTLGSVSPPSDLASAWSDAYGQGARIHTNSWGGGGNFYASGAREIDRFMWENQDFLILYAAGNGGSSPGSLGNYSNAKNSITVGGTVNGANHENMYSASSRGPAGDGRMLPDLLAPAQGVSSARNQANPSCGWFTASGTSMATPAAAGSAALVREYYRRGYYPSGAANAADGFAPSAALIKATMLASTRNMTGTGTRGDRPNSDQGFGRVTLDDALWFSADAPAERLRVLDDRNTATGLSTDGEEQVFEIGLRSAAALKVMLTWTDAPGSSSASKALVNDLDLIVTLADGTTYRGNQGFEGGWTVTPSEQADRLNNKEAVFLASPFPGPVTITVRAETLGDVALHDQDFALVVVGDSPPACSDNSGATGVGPSVLHERVGADLLATWDTGGATRWTVYRGDTPDFMKNAPAPYREGVVDEDASRPGVQWTDAGAAEDGQNHYYYYFALNDCDELLP
- a CDS encoding thermonuclease family protein, with translation MRVRGGLAPLVLVIVGIWLTTCGPGLESEQPGTAARVLAVIDGDTLAVETDAGEQRVRLIGIDAPEAPHGGRPGQRGHDRATAFLERLVGGAEVALLRDSVGDDTDRYGRLLRHVILPDGRNAARELLAAGLVTAYPRFPFRDLEVYVADEARARAARRGLWNPASMAEISWLEAADHIGEAVRVRGTLVGGRCLAKVCFLNFHRDYKRHLSLVLFKPVWLLFPDEPDAYYRGREVVVSGRITAYRGRPQILLTAPSQIEFLPPRKVNPPAYPSSYR